A DNA window from Nevskiales bacterium contains the following coding sequences:
- the ybeY gene encoding rRNA maturation RNase YbeY — protein MKLLLDLQRASRARIPAPARFRRWAAVALDGRCDAAELSIRIVTPAESRRLNARYRGKDRPTNVLSFPCAPPAGLRPLPLGDLVICAQVVAREARAQGKPAEAHWAHMTVHGVLHLLGYDHEGAREAARMEALEKKILARLGYPDPYRTAQGKAA, from the coding sequence GTGAAACTGCTGCTGGACCTGCAGCGCGCCAGCCGCGCCCGCATTCCCGCGCCGGCGCGTTTCCGGCGCTGGGCCGCTGTCGCGCTCGACGGCCGTTGCGATGCCGCCGAGTTGTCGATCCGCATCGTCACTCCGGCCGAGAGCCGGCGGCTCAACGCGCGCTACCGGGGCAAAGACAGGCCGACCAACGTGCTGTCCTTTCCGTGCGCGCCGCCGGCGGGGCTGCGGCCGCTGCCGCTGGGCGACCTGGTGATCTGCGCGCAGGTGGTGGCGCGCGAGGCCCGGGCCCAGGGCAAGCCGGCCGAGGCGCACTGGGCGCACATGACCGTGCATGGCGTGCTGCACCTGCTCGGGTATGATCATGAGGGGGCCCGCGAGGCCGCACGCATGGAAGCGCTGGAAAAAAAGATCCTCGCCCGCCTGGGCTACCCCGACCCCTATCGAACCGCGCAAGGCAAGGCCGCATGA